One stretch of Acholeplasma laidlawii PG-8A DNA includes these proteins:
- the tsaD gene encoding tRNA (adenosine(37)-N6)-threonylcarbamoyltransferase complex transferase subunit TsaD, whose amino-acid sequence MIILSVETSCDETSVAITKDGKTVLSNAVLSQIKIHQPYGGVVPEIASRAHIESMLYMFDKAIKDAGIKVSDIDLVAVTQGPGLIGSLLVGINAATTFAYANQIPLMGVNHLLGHIYAAQIEGEMKFPLLTLLVSGGHTELLLVKDHLEIELLGTTLDDAVGEAYDKVARMLGLGYPGGPVVDRLAHQGEAIYNLPKPFLKNEPFNFSFSGLKSSVLNLVHNMKQRNEPFKVEDVCASFQESVTEVLVQKTKDAANNLGVKQIVVAGGVAANKGLRTKMKERITDLEILTPSIKYCTDQAAMIGIAAYYQFKKQGALKDYYLKGSSAINFI is encoded by the coding sequence ATGATAATTTTATCTGTTGAAACATCTTGTGATGAAACAAGTGTTGCAATTACAAAAGACGGTAAGACTGTTTTATCTAATGCAGTTTTATCACAAATAAAAATACACCAACCATACGGTGGTGTAGTACCTGAAATCGCTTCACGTGCGCATATTGAGTCTATGTTATATATGTTTGATAAAGCAATAAAAGATGCAGGTATTAAAGTATCAGACATTGATTTAGTTGCTGTGACACAAGGCCCTGGATTAATTGGTTCTCTACTTGTTGGAATAAATGCAGCAACCACTTTTGCTTATGCTAATCAAATTCCTTTAATGGGTGTAAACCACTTATTAGGACATATATATGCGGCACAAATTGAAGGCGAAATGAAGTTTCCTTTATTAACACTACTTGTTAGTGGTGGGCATACAGAACTTTTATTAGTTAAAGATCATTTAGAGATTGAACTACTTGGTACAACTTTAGATGATGCAGTAGGTGAGGCCTATGATAAGGTAGCACGTATGTTAGGTCTAGGTTATCCAGGCGGACCGGTTGTTGATAGATTAGCGCATCAAGGTGAGGCAATCTATAATTTACCGAAACCTTTCTTAAAAAACGAACCATTTAATTTCTCATTTTCAGGTTTAAAGAGTTCTGTACTTAATTTAGTACATAATATGAAACAAAGAAATGAGCCTTTTAAAGTGGAAGATGTTTGTGCATCTTTCCAAGAATCTGTTACTGAAGTATTAGTTCAAAAAACAAAAGACGCAGCTAATAATTTAGGTGTTAAACAAATAGTTGTTGCAGGCGGTGTTGCAGCAAATAAGGGTTTAAGAACTAAAATGAAAGAACGTATTACAGACTTAGAAATACTTACTCCAAGTATTAAATATTGTACAGATCAAGCTGCAATGATTGGTATTGCAGCCTATTATCAATTTAAGAAACAGGGTGCATTAAAAGATTATTATTTAAAGGGAAGTTCTGCAATCAATTTTATCTAA
- the rimI gene encoding ribosomal protein S18-alanine N-acetyltransferase, which translates to MIRTAVIHDLEKIVQLEEKVFGASLGYSFLKSELLENEFSHIYVYTLNNEVIGYLSFRQIDTNADILNFLVDIPYQGQGIGSQLFEHALLEMKSSGVNSLVLEVRVSNQKAIAFYEKYGAVIVTVIPNYYDKEDGYMMHMEVK; encoded by the coding sequence TTGATAAGAACCGCAGTCATTCATGATTTAGAAAAGATAGTTCAGTTAGAAGAAAAAGTATTTGGTGCTTCTTTAGGTTATTCTTTTCTAAAAAGTGAATTATTAGAAAATGAATTTTCACATATCTATGTCTATACATTAAACAACGAAGTTATTGGTTATTTAAGCTTTAGACAGATAGATACAAATGCGGATATCCTAAATTTCTTGGTGGATATTCCGTATCAAGGACAAGGTATAGGTAGTCAACTGTTTGAACATGCTTTACTAGAAATGAAGTCAAGTGGTGTTAACTCACTTGTCTTAGAGGTTAGAGTAAGTAACCAAAAAGCAATTGCTTTCTATGAAAAATATGGTGCTGTAATAGTGACTGTTATACCAAATTATTATGATAAAGAAGATGGCTATATGATGCACATGGAGGTTAAATAA
- the tsaB gene encoding tRNA (adenosine(37)-N6)-threonylcarbamoyltransferase complex dimerization subunit type 1 TsaB, which yields MKYLLIDTSTNALIIMLYDNQVKLDEHIRFGKQDHQAHIVPMIEHVLHAHNLKVQDLSGIIVGVGPGSYTGLRVGVMTAKMLSYATGVKLYKVSSLVFLSSGYQQKALIWHDARNDQGFSATIEKGIILDEEKVRHLDELSDEEKEMLILLSPDTIKLDGRVVIDKKEEVEDIFSLIPNYLRQTEAEKNLDKNRSHS from the coding sequence ATGAAATACTTACTTATAGATACATCAACAAATGCTTTAATTATTATGCTTTATGATAACCAAGTAAAGCTAGATGAACATATTAGATTTGGTAAACAAGATCATCAAGCACATATCGTACCAATGATTGAACACGTGCTTCACGCACACAACTTAAAGGTGCAAGATTTATCTGGCATTATTGTAGGTGTTGGACCTGGTTCTTATACAGGTTTAAGAGTAGGTGTAATGACTGCTAAAATGCTAAGTTATGCAACTGGTGTTAAACTTTATAAGGTAAGTAGTCTAGTATTTTTAAGCTCAGGGTACCAACAAAAAGCACTTATTTGGCATGATGCAAGAAATGATCAAGGCTTTAGTGCTACGATTGAAAAAGGTATCATTTTAGATGAAGAAAAAGTAAGACATTTAGATGAATTATCTGATGAAGAAAAAGAAATGCTTATTCTTTTAAGTCCTGATACTATTAAGCTTGATGGTAGAGTTGTTATTGATAAAAAAGAAGAAGTAGAAGATATATTTTCACTTATCCCAAATTACTTAAGACAAACAGAAGCGGAGAAGAATCTTGATAAGAACCGCAGTCATTCATGA
- the tsaE gene encoding tRNA (adenosine(37)-N6)-threonylcarbamoyltransferase complex ATPase subunit type 1 TsaE, whose translation MRQFISKSANETIQLGKKLIDNLPKSYHVILLNGDLSSGKTTFTKGIGKALGITSVINSPTFTILKTYQGTKTLNHLDLYRMDGIGLDFDLEDYILDEDAISVIEWPSQVEELIPQKHVLVELKWLNETDREIKISTSDGNSDWIKKI comes from the coding sequence ATGAGACAATTTATAAGCAAATCTGCAAATGAAACAATTCAATTAGGTAAGAAATTAATAGATAACTTACCAAAATCGTATCACGTAATCCTTTTAAACGGTGACTTATCTAGTGGTAAGACAACCTTTACAAAAGGTATTGGTAAAGCACTAGGTATTACAAGTGTCATTAATTCACCAACGTTTACGATTTTAAAAACGTATCAAGGTACTAAAACTCTAAATCATCTAGACCTATACCGTATGGACGGTATAGGTTTAGATTTTGATCTTGAAGATTATATATTAGATGAGGATGCTATTTCAGTGATTGAATGGCCGAGTCAAGTAGAAGAGTTAATACCACAAAAGCATGTCTTAGTGGAACTTAAATGGTTAAATGAAACAGACAGAGAAATTAAGATATCAACTAGTGATGGAAACTCAGATTGGATAAAAAAGATATGA
- a CDS encoding glucose-6-phosphate isomerase, with translation MIKLDIKDAKKFLKTNVFSLQDQVNELHDVIQNKSGLGNDFLGWLDLPLTYDKEELDRIYKLKEQHKNVDAIVVIGIGGSYLGAKAGYEFLKTPFKKQKPELIFAGHHLSANYLKHLLKYLNKKNYVINVISKSGTTTEPAVAFRLLKAHIENKYGVKEARKRIFATTDKARGSLYQLAINEGYERFVIEDNVGGRFSVLSAVGLLPFVFVGIDVEKMIKGAQDAYHDAQDPSLKKNKAYLYAVTRFLLNQSGKDVEYLINYEPRLAFFAEWWKQLFGESEGKGGKGLLVHSASFTTDLHSLGQQIQDGNRIIFETVLNVKKTDKLSIPFVEEDLDKLNYIAGKEISYVNEQAFLGTKEAHIDGGVPNIVITIDKMDAYHFGYLVYFFEIACAMSAYLLEVNPFDQPGVEAYKKNMFRLLGKK, from the coding sequence ATGATTAAATTAGATATAAAAGATGCTAAGAAATTTCTTAAAACGAATGTTTTTAGTTTACAAGATCAAGTGAATGAATTACATGATGTCATTCAAAATAAGTCTGGGTTAGGTAATGATTTTTTAGGATGGTTAGATTTACCTTTAACGTATGATAAAGAAGAATTAGATCGTATTTATAAGTTAAAAGAACAACATAAAAATGTTGACGCGATTGTTGTTATTGGGATTGGTGGTTCTTATTTAGGCGCTAAAGCTGGATATGAATTTTTAAAGACACCATTTAAAAAACAAAAACCAGAACTCATTTTTGCAGGACATCATTTATCTGCAAATTACTTAAAACATTTACTTAAATACTTAAACAAGAAAAACTATGTCATTAACGTGATTTCAAAATCAGGTACAACAACAGAACCAGCAGTAGCATTTAGATTACTAAAGGCACATATTGAAAATAAATATGGTGTCAAAGAAGCTAGAAAAAGAATTTTTGCAACAACAGATAAGGCACGTGGTTCTTTATACCAATTAGCAATCAATGAGGGTTATGAAAGATTTGTGATTGAAGATAATGTGGGTGGACGTTTTTCTGTATTATCCGCTGTTGGTTTACTACCTTTTGTTTTTGTAGGTATAGATGTTGAAAAAATGATCAAGGGTGCACAGGATGCATATCATGATGCTCAAGATCCAAGTTTAAAGAAAAACAAAGCATATCTTTATGCAGTGACTAGATTTTTATTAAATCAATCTGGTAAAGATGTGGAGTATTTAATTAACTATGAACCACGTTTAGCATTTTTTGCTGAATGGTGGAAACAATTATTTGGTGAATCCGAAGGTAAAGGTGGAAAAGGTTTATTAGTACACTCTGCATCCTTTACTACAGACCTACACTCTTTAGGTCAACAAATTCAAGATGGTAATCGTATCATTTTTGAAACAGTTTTAAATGTTAAAAAGACAGATAAACTATCTATTCCTTTTGTAGAAGAAGATTTAGATAAATTAAATTACATTGCTGGAAAAGAAATATCTTATGTGAATGAACAAGCATTCTTAGGTACTAAGGAAGCTCATATTGATGGCGGCGTACCAAATATTGTTATCACGATCGATAAAATGGATGCATATCACTTTGGTTATTTAGTATATTTCTTTGAAATTGCATGTGCTATGAGTGCTTACCTTTTAGAGGTAAACCCATTTGACCAACCAGGTGTTGAAGCTTACAAGAAAAATATGTTTAGATTATTAGGGAAAAAATGA
- a CDS encoding S1 RNA-binding domain-containing protein, protein MQKNERILCKVTGIQPYGVFVEYENYQGLIHISEISDRFVQDITKLFNIGDEIYAVILDFDDKNQKLQLSYKRALLVNSKVMEKVDIKIGFRSIEEKLDEWVKAKKEALKND, encoded by the coding sequence ATGCAAAAAAATGAACGTATCTTATGTAAAGTTACTGGAATACAACCCTATGGTGTCTTTGTAGAATATGAGAACTATCAAGGACTTATACACATCTCTGAGATATCAGACAGGTTTGTTCAAGATATAACTAAACTATTTAATATCGGTGATGAAATATATGCAGTTATTTTAGATTTTGATGATAAAAATCAAAAGTTACAACTGTCGTATAAGCGTGCACTTTTAGTGAACTCTAAAGTGATGGAAAAAGTAGATATTAAAATTGGATTTAGATCAATAGAAGAAAAATTAGATGAATGGGTTAAAGCAAAGAAAGAGGCGTTAAAAAATGATTAA
- a CDS encoding DegV family protein, with product MSLSFIETEVIKIDLNISNMGIQKLANPKDYIDKIKALNDSGIYNILIITSSKKMTRSYENAILAKDILKDIKVDIIDAHTFGPGIYYLSMCIKIWISKNYTYQKIKELLKVQVDKGMTIVVTTNPRYKETRSWFQNLLSPWVVGYLVVSSNNYEVKQVMYKQKHIIDILYHQILGFKGFKDKINIFVYSGKYGAKAKLLQHELYTKNKDLNITLYGEVSSQVTTYFGDDMYGVYLGYYEEMDL from the coding sequence GTGTCTTTATCTTTTATTGAGACCGAAGTGATTAAAATTGACCTAAATATATCCAATATGGGTATTCAAAAGTTAGCAAACCCTAAAGATTACATTGATAAAATAAAAGCATTGAATGATTCAGGTATTTATAATATACTCATTATAACTTCTAGTAAGAAGATGACTAGAAGTTATGAAAATGCCATACTTGCCAAAGATATACTTAAAGATATTAAAGTAGATATTATCGATGCACATACCTTTGGTCCAGGTATCTATTATTTATCGATGTGTATTAAAATTTGGATCAGTAAAAATTATACATACCAAAAAATTAAAGAACTACTTAAAGTACAAGTAGATAAAGGTATGACCATAGTAGTAACAACAAACCCTAGATACAAAGAAACTAGATCCTGGTTTCAAAATTTACTGAGCCCGTGGGTAGTAGGCTACCTTGTTGTATCATCAAACAACTATGAAGTTAAACAAGTAATGTATAAGCAAAAACATATCATCGATATTTTATATCATCAAATATTAGGATTTAAAGGTTTTAAAGATAAAATCAATATATTTGTATATAGTGGTAAATACGGTGCAAAAGCAAAGCTTTTACAACATGAACTCTATACAAAAAACAAAGATTTAAATATCACTTTATATGGAGAGGTAAGTTCTCAGGTGACGACTTATTTTGGTGATGATATGTATGGTGTATATTTAGGTTATTATGAGGAGATGGATTTATGA